The following are encoded in a window of Paludisphaera rhizosphaerae genomic DNA:
- a CDS encoding apiosidase-like domain-containing protein produces the protein MVHTPRTVAGRPAWIPFLLVVMAAGFNAAFAADPLRVEAGKVVEVAFTSARDRVDPFHELTLDVVFTTPDGATLKVPAFWAGGKSWKVRYSSRTPGVHRFVSACNDSADAGLNGVAGSVEVVPYTGANPLLRHGAIRIADDRRHFAYADGAPFFWLGDTWWMGLTDRLAWPDDFQALAADRAKKGFNVVQIVAGLYPDMPAFDARGRNEAGFPWEPEYACINPAYFDAADRRIAALVDDGFVPCVVGAWGYHLPWLGEENMKRHWRNLVARWGAYPVVWCAAGETTMPFYLAKDRAGDEARQKTGWTEVIAYLRSVDPFHRLITCHPARTARASLTDPAVLDFDMHQSGHGTPPEKHAALAAEGWNTQPTMPVITGESRYEALEIKPMLTAADARKAFWAHMIASGCAGGTYGANGIWQVNGKTKPYGNSPAGNNWGTTPWDVAMKLPGSAQVAAAKKLVESIPDWNHFQPHPEQAAWADPASKAPAPLCVSAPNGSRLVYLISQGAVALSGLPADKPLQVRWFDPVEGTTAPPVALTVSAEGRSTVAPPPGDHDWALVVGPKE, from the coding sequence ATGGTTCATACGCCGCGAACGGTGGCCGGGCGCCCGGCATGGATTCCGTTCCTTCTCGTGGTGATGGCGGCCGGCTTCAACGCCGCCTTCGCCGCGGATCCCCTGCGCGTCGAGGCCGGCAAGGTGGTGGAGGTCGCCTTCACGTCGGCCAGGGATCGGGTCGATCCGTTTCACGAACTGACGCTCGACGTGGTCTTCACCACGCCCGACGGCGCGACGCTGAAAGTCCCGGCTTTCTGGGCGGGCGGGAAGTCGTGGAAGGTCCGATACTCCAGCCGGACGCCGGGCGTGCATCGGTTCGTCTCGGCGTGCAACGACTCCGCGGACGCCGGCTTGAACGGGGTCGCCGGCTCCGTCGAGGTGGTCCCCTATACGGGGGCCAACCCCCTGCTCCGCCACGGCGCGATCCGCATCGCCGACGACCGCCGCCACTTCGCCTACGCCGACGGCGCCCCGTTCTTCTGGCTGGGCGACACCTGGTGGATGGGCCTGACCGATCGCCTGGCCTGGCCCGACGATTTCCAGGCCCTCGCCGCCGACCGGGCGAAGAAGGGCTTCAACGTCGTCCAGATCGTCGCCGGTCTGTATCCGGACATGCCGGCCTTCGACGCGCGCGGCCGCAACGAGGCCGGCTTCCCCTGGGAGCCCGAATACGCCTGCATCAACCCGGCGTACTTCGATGCCGCTGACCGTCGCATCGCCGCGCTCGTCGACGACGGGTTCGTCCCCTGCGTCGTCGGCGCGTGGGGCTACCATCTGCCCTGGCTCGGCGAGGAGAACATGAAGCGGCACTGGCGGAACCTCGTCGCGCGCTGGGGCGCTTATCCCGTCGTCTGGTGCGCGGCCGGCGAGACGACCATGCCGTTCTATCTCGCCAAGGACCGCGCCGGCGACGAGGCCCGCCAGAAGACGGGCTGGACCGAGGTCATCGCCTACCTCCGGTCGGTCGACCCGTTTCATCGGCTCATCACCTGCCACCCGGCGCGGACGGCCCGCGCCAGTCTGACCGACCCGGCCGTCCTTGACTTCGACATGCACCAGAGCGGCCATGGGACCCCTCCCGAGAAGCACGCCGCCCTCGCCGCCGAGGGCTGGAACACGCAGCCGACGATGCCCGTCATCACCGGCGAATCCCGTTACGAGGCCCTGGAAATCAAGCCGATGCTCACCGCGGCCGACGCTCGTAAAGCGTTCTGGGCCCACATGATCGCCTCCGGCTGCGCCGGGGGGACCTACGGCGCGAACGGGATCTGGCAGGTCAACGGCAAGACCAAGCCCTATGGCAATTCCCCCGCCGGCAACAACTGGGGGACGACCCCCTGGGACGTCGCCATGAAACTGCCGGGTTCGGCGCAGGTCGCCGCCGCCAAGAAGCTCGTCGAATCGATCCCCGACTGGAACCACTTCCAGCCCCACCCCGAACAGGCCGCCTGGGCCGACCCGGCCAGCAAAGCCCCCGCGCCGCTGTGCGTGTCGGCCCCCAACGGCTCGCGGCTGGTCTATCTGATCTCCCAGGGCGCCGTCGCTCTTTCCGGCCTCCCCGCCGACAAACCTCTTCAGGTTCGATGGTTCGACCCGGTCGAGGGGACGACGGCTCCGCCGGTCGCATTGACCGTCTCCGCCGAAGGCCGCTCCACCGTGGCGCCTCCGCCGGGCGACCACGACTGGGCGCTGGTGGTTGGGCCGAAAGAGTAA
- a CDS encoding sugar phosphate isomerase/epimerase family protein: MLQLGIVTYNIAKDWDLPTILQKLEKLGYGGVELRTTHKHGVEVGLSAEGRREVRKRFEDSPVELVGLGSAFEYHSPDPAVLRKMIADTKEYVRLAHDVGALGVKVRPNGIPKGEDPETAFKRIGAALHEVGEDAEGQGVEIRVEVHGTGTSEWPGFARIMELANHPNVGVCWNSNPQDVPKGGSSIAGNYKLVAGKIRTVHLRDLTDEAYPWPELFRLLTADGFHGFTMAEIPESTDPDRVLRYFRSLWKAYQPVHA, encoded by the coding sequence ATGCTTCAGCTTGGGATCGTCACGTACAACATCGCCAAGGACTGGGACCTCCCCACGATCCTCCAGAAACTGGAGAAGCTGGGCTACGGCGGCGTCGAGCTGCGCACCACCCACAAGCACGGCGTCGAGGTCGGGCTCTCGGCCGAAGGCCGCCGCGAGGTCCGCAAGCGGTTCGAGGACTCCCCCGTCGAACTCGTCGGCCTGGGGAGCGCGTTCGAGTACCACAGCCCGGACCCAGCCGTCCTGAGGAAGATGATCGCCGACACCAAGGAGTACGTCCGGCTGGCCCACGACGTCGGCGCGCTGGGGGTGAAGGTCCGCCCCAACGGCATCCCCAAGGGGGAGGATCCGGAGACCGCGTTCAAGCGAATCGGCGCCGCGCTGCATGAGGTCGGCGAGGACGCCGAGGGCCAGGGGGTGGAGATCCGCGTGGAGGTCCACGGAACCGGGACCTCCGAATGGCCCGGCTTCGCCCGGATCATGGAGCTGGCGAACCACCCCAACGTCGGCGTCTGCTGGAACTCCAACCCGCAGGACGTTCCCAAGGGGGGCTCCTCGATCGCGGGCAACTACAAGCTGGTCGCGGGGAAGATCCGGACCGTCCACCTCCGCGACCTGACCGACGAAGCCTACCCCTGGCCTGAACTGTTCCGCCTGCTGACCGCCGACGGTTTCCACGGCTTCACCATGGCCGAAATCCCCGAGAGCACCGACCCGGACCGCGTCCTCCGCTACTTCCGGTCGCTCTGGAAGGCCTATCAGCCCGTCCACGCCTGA